The following proteins are co-located in the Planococcus plakortidis genome:
- a CDS encoding glucose-6-phosphate isomerase, whose protein sequence is MLMIDLTYSEAIESAVDLKMKTRLQQIQEGLYAKQGDGSDFLGWLDWPSSMPQEFLEKIEDTAKAIRDKADVLVVIGIGGSYLGAKAVLSALSPYFQKDEQLEVLFAGHQVSGEYLKQLLEHLEGKEVVVNVISKSGKTTEPAIAFRFLRNYMEKRYGDGAAERIIVTTDAEKGALRQLAETKGYERFIVPDDVGGRYSVFTAVGLLPIAAAGHSIRDLVEGAKEAEAAYREAGPDQNPAMQYAAIRHHLYIQGYTTEVNAIFEPKLSFVQEWWKQLFGESEGKEGKGIFPASVVFTTDLHSLGQFIQDGQRNLFETFLLVKEAQQDLEIFETPEDGDELNYIAGLSLQEFNHIAHKGTSNAHLSGGVPQVSLTVDRIDESQIGHLLYFYMLSCAYSAYLLGINPFDQPGVEEYKNNIFKLLKKPGF, encoded by the coding sequence ATGCTTATGATCGACTTAACATATTCCGAGGCCATCGAGTCTGCGGTAGATCTTAAAATGAAAACACGCTTGCAGCAAATCCAGGAGGGTCTGTATGCGAAACAAGGGGACGGCTCTGATTTCCTCGGCTGGCTCGATTGGCCTTCTTCCATGCCCCAGGAGTTCCTTGAAAAAATCGAAGACACCGCTAAAGCGATCCGTGACAAGGCCGATGTATTGGTCGTCATCGGGATCGGCGGTTCCTATCTAGGGGCAAAAGCCGTCCTTTCTGCCTTGTCGCCTTATTTCCAGAAAGACGAGCAATTGGAAGTGCTGTTTGCGGGACATCAAGTGAGCGGTGAATACTTGAAGCAATTGCTTGAACACTTAGAAGGCAAGGAAGTCGTCGTCAATGTCATCTCGAAATCCGGCAAAACGACGGAACCGGCCATCGCGTTCCGTTTCCTGCGCAATTATATGGAAAAACGTTATGGCGACGGGGCGGCGGAACGGATCATCGTGACGACCGACGCTGAAAAAGGGGCGCTTCGCCAATTGGCCGAAACGAAAGGCTATGAACGCTTTATCGTGCCGGATGATGTCGGCGGGCGCTACTCCGTCTTCACGGCAGTCGGGCTGTTGCCGATTGCCGCTGCCGGGCATTCGATCCGTGATCTTGTAGAGGGCGCAAAAGAAGCGGAAGCAGCTTACCGTGAGGCAGGCCCTGACCAGAATCCTGCGATGCAATACGCGGCGATCCGCCATCACTTGTACATCCAGGGCTATACGACAGAAGTGAACGCCATCTTCGAGCCGAAGCTATCGTTCGTCCAGGAATGGTGGAAACAATTATTCGGTGAAAGCGAAGGAAAAGAAGGAAAAGGCATCTTCCCGGCATCGGTCGTGTTCACGACTGACTTGCACTCGCTCGGCCAATTCATCCAGGACGGGCAGCGCAACCTGTTTGAAACCTTCCTGCTGGTGAAAGAAGCACAGCAAGATCTGGAGATTTTCGAAACGCCTGAAGACGGAGACGAATTGAATTACATTGCCGGCTTGTCCTTGCAGGAATTCAACCATATCGCCCATAAAGGCACATCGAATGCCCATTTGTCGGGCGGCGTGCCGCAAGTGAGCTTGACCGTGGACCGCATTGACGAATCCCAGATCGGCCATTTGCTGTATTTCTATATGCTGAGCTGCGCATACAGCGCGTATCTTCTCGGCATCAACCCATTCGACCAGCCGGGCGTCGAAGAATACAAGAACAATATCTTCAAGCTCCTGAAAAAACCAGGATTCTAA
- a CDS encoding penicillin-binding transpeptidase domain-containing protein yields the protein MKRYITIAVGAGALALSGCQPQPTPQDRLDEYVGHWNGQDFTAMYEGYLTQSSKEAFPQEAFDERQQQLIEDLGIENLEVSYTAEEEAEWDEAEPAEFPLTIKMETLAGPIAFDETISLIHEEQEGGENWFVDWDPSLIFKDLEEGDGIAVRTEAAERGEITDREGRGLAINGTGYNLGVVPERLEGDGDIAEAAELLGLSVESIESSLGQSWVQPNQFVPLTKASKSAEQLIADVEASDVVTYQETAMREYPYGEAFGHLTGYLGSITAEQLEQLKGQGYGPNDLIGRQGLERRLEERLRGESGARILIEKQEEGAEDIVLAEQEPTAGEDVELTIDAELQTAVYDSMQGEPGSAAAVSPENGETLALISSPGFDPNEFIAGISGERYAELSEDPLNPLFTRFAASYAPGSTIKPVTAAIGMEAGTLDPQQGLEINGQTWQKDSSWGSYRVSRLHPEAPNPIDLNKALVYSDNIYFARQALEMGRETFIDGLAAYGFGEELPFAIELESSQISNDGTLGSEGQLADTSFGQGQMLANILHLASAYEPFLNGGTIYEPTLYASEEAGQVWKEGLISEGNAAVLQESLRNVVTDGYAKSADIDAVPIAGKTGTAELKGALGEEGQENGFFVSYHAEQQDFILAMMIESIEDDGGSDYVAGFSASAMEQYYLNN from the coding sequence ATGAAACGATACATAACAATAGCAGTGGGGGCAGGGGCGCTTGCTTTGTCAGGATGCCAGCCGCAACCGACGCCTCAAGACCGTTTGGATGAGTACGTCGGCCACTGGAACGGACAGGATTTCACTGCCATGTATGAAGGGTATTTGACACAAAGCTCAAAAGAAGCCTTTCCCCAGGAAGCGTTCGATGAGCGTCAGCAGCAGTTGATTGAAGACCTCGGCATCGAGAATCTGGAAGTCAGCTATACAGCAGAGGAAGAGGCGGAGTGGGATGAAGCGGAACCGGCTGAGTTTCCGCTTACTATCAAGATGGAGACACTTGCCGGGCCGATTGCATTCGACGAAACGATTTCATTGATCCACGAAGAGCAGGAAGGCGGGGAGAATTGGTTTGTCGATTGGGACCCATCCTTGATCTTCAAGGATCTTGAAGAAGGCGACGGGATTGCAGTGCGGACCGAAGCAGCTGAACGGGGAGAGATTACGGACCGCGAAGGGCGAGGCTTGGCCATCAACGGCACGGGCTATAATCTCGGCGTAGTGCCGGAACGGCTCGAAGGGGACGGCGATATTGCAGAAGCCGCCGAACTTCTGGGGCTGTCGGTGGAATCGATAGAATCCAGCCTGGGTCAAAGCTGGGTTCAGCCGAATCAATTCGTGCCGTTGACAAAGGCTTCGAAATCGGCGGAACAATTGATCGCTGACGTGGAAGCGAGCGATGTCGTGACCTATCAGGAAACGGCGATGCGGGAATATCCATACGGCGAGGCATTCGGCCATTTAACCGGCTATCTCGGTTCGATTACGGCAGAGCAACTGGAACAACTGAAAGGCCAAGGCTACGGCCCGAATGACTTGATCGGCCGACAAGGCCTGGAAAGGCGCTTGGAAGAACGCCTGCGCGGCGAGAGCGGCGCGCGCATCCTGATCGAAAAGCAAGAAGAGGGAGCGGAAGATATCGTCCTCGCCGAACAGGAGCCGACAGCTGGAGAAGATGTGGAACTGACGATCGATGCGGAATTGCAGACGGCCGTCTATGATTCGATGCAAGGGGAACCGGGAAGCGCTGCCGCGGTGTCGCCTGAAAATGGCGAGACGCTGGCGCTCATCAGTTCCCCGGGATTCGATCCGAATGAATTCATCGCAGGAATCAGCGGAGAACGCTATGCGGAATTGTCGGAAGACCCGTTGAATCCGCTGTTCACGCGTTTTGCCGCAAGTTATGCACCGGGATCGACCATTAAACCGGTGACAGCAGCGATCGGCATGGAAGCAGGGACGCTCGACCCGCAGCAAGGGCTCGAAATCAACGGGCAGACGTGGCAAAAAGACAGCTCATGGGGCTCATACCGCGTATCCCGTTTGCATCCGGAAGCACCGAACCCGATCGATTTGAATAAGGCGCTTGTCTACTCGGACAATATCTATTTCGCAAGGCAAGCACTCGAGATGGGGAGGGAGACATTTATTGATGGACTGGCTGCCTACGGTTTCGGGGAGGAATTGCCGTTTGCCATCGAGCTGGAAAGTTCACAGATTTCCAACGACGGCACCCTTGGATCCGAAGGGCAGTTGGCGGATACATCGTTCGGCCAAGGCCAGATGCTCGCCAATATCCTGCATCTCGCTTCGGCTTACGAGCCTTTCCTCAACGGCGGCACAATCTATGAGCCGACGCTTTACGCCAGCGAAGAAGCCGGGCAAGTGTGGAAGGAAGGCTTGATCAGTGAAGGCAATGCGGCTGTGCTACAGGAAAGTCTGCGCAATGTCGTCACGGACGGCTATGCCAAATCAGCCGATATCGACGCTGTACCGATCGCCGGAAAAACAGGCACAGCTGAATTGAAAGGGGCTCTCGGCGAAGAGGGGCAAGAGAACGGGTTTTTCGTTTCTTATCACGCTGAGCAGCAAGACTTCATTTTGGCGATGATGATCGAGTCGATCGAAGATGATGGCGGCAGCGATTACGTCGCAGGATTTTCCGCAAGTGCCATGGAACAATATTACTTGAATAATTGA
- a CDS encoding alpha-glucosidase, which translates to MKKTWWKESVVYQIYPRSFFDTDGDGIGDLNGIRAQLDYLQELGVDMIWLCPVYQSPNVDNGYDVSDYQAIMDEMGTMEEFDRLLEDIHSRGMKIMMDLVLNHTSDQHPWFLESKSSLDNPKRDWYVWRDKPTNWESIFGGPAWTYDPKTRQYYFHLFSKSQVDLNWENPELRRALYDMILWWLDKGIDGFRVDAINHLKKDYTDMPNPDGLNYVPAWEKMTNVEGIQELLAELRQETFAKYDVVTVGEANSVRSHEIGDWISEAEGKFNMIFHLEAHEEAWDEETEGGVDVDDLRIVLDRWQRSAQGIAWNSLYLENHDRPRTVSTWGNDREHWRESATALACMYFFMQGTPFIYQGQEIGMTNAPFDDISMYRDIETKNIYRYNRQKGVPHEDLMKTIKKVSRDHARTPMQWSGGANAGFTGGEPWIPVNPNFNWLNVEAQQQDPESVLAFYKKMLRLRKEHEALVYGSTHLAFLECPFVYAYTREYGEERYLVISHLDDDTCPWWSPVDGELLLSNYESHLDGKLQPYEARLYRLK; encoded by the coding sequence TTGAAAAAGACGTGGTGGAAAGAGTCTGTCGTCTATCAAATTTACCCGCGCAGCTTTTTCGATACGGACGGCGACGGCATCGGGGACTTGAACGGCATCCGGGCGCAGCTCGATTATCTTCAGGAGCTCGGTGTCGACATGATCTGGTTATGCCCGGTCTACCAATCGCCGAATGTCGATAATGGGTATGACGTCAGTGATTATCAGGCTATTATGGATGAAATGGGAACGATGGAGGAGTTTGACCGCCTGCTTGAGGACATCCACTCCCGTGGCATGAAGATCATGATGGATTTGGTGTTGAACCATACGAGCGACCAGCATCCGTGGTTTCTGGAATCCAAATCATCACTTGACAACCCGAAACGCGATTGGTATGTCTGGCGCGACAAGCCGACGAATTGGGAAAGCATATTCGGCGGGCCGGCCTGGACGTACGATCCAAAAACGAGACAATATTATTTTCATTTATTTTCCAAAAGCCAAGTCGATTTGAATTGGGAAAACCCAGAATTGCGTCGAGCGCTCTACGATATGATCCTTTGGTGGCTCGATAAAGGCATTGACGGTTTCCGTGTGGATGCGATTAACCATTTGAAGAAAGATTATACGGACATGCCCAATCCGGATGGGCTGAATTATGTGCCGGCCTGGGAGAAAATGACGAATGTCGAAGGGATACAGGAGTTACTGGCGGAATTGCGTCAGGAGACTTTTGCAAAATATGACGTTGTGACGGTCGGCGAAGCGAATAGCGTACGTTCACATGAAATCGGGGACTGGATCAGCGAGGCGGAGGGGAAATTCAATATGATCTTCCACTTGGAAGCGCATGAAGAGGCGTGGGATGAAGAAACAGAAGGGGGCGTCGATGTCGACGACTTGAGAATCGTCCTCGATCGCTGGCAGCGCAGTGCGCAAGGCATTGCCTGGAATTCCTTGTATCTGGAAAACCATGACCGCCCGCGTACCGTCTCGACTTGGGGGAATGACCGGGAGCATTGGCGGGAAAGCGCGACGGCGCTTGCCTGTATGTATTTCTTCATGCAAGGCACGCCGTTCATTTACCAAGGACAGGAGATCGGCATGACCAATGCGCCGTTTGATGACATCAGTATGTACCGGGATATCGAAACGAAAAATATATATCGCTATAACCGCCAAAAAGGCGTCCCTCACGAAGATTTGATGAAGACCATCAAGAAAGTCAGCCGCGATCACGCAAGGACGCCGATGCAATGGAGTGGCGGTGCAAATGCCGGATTCACAGGAGGCGAACCGTGGATTCCGGTGAACCCGAATTTCAATTGGCTCAATGTGGAAGCACAGCAGCAAGACCCCGAATCGGTGCTTGCTTTCTATAAAAAGATGCTGCGACTGCGAAAAGAGCACGAAGCGTTGGTTTACGGAAGCACCCATTTGGCGTTTCTGGAATGTCCGTTCGTCTATGCCTATACACGGGAGTATGGGGAAGAACGGTATCTGGTCATATCGCATCTCGATGATGACACCTGCCCTTGGTGGAGCCCGGTGGACGGCGAACTATTGCTGTCGAATTACGAGAGCCATCTGGACGGTAAATTGCAGCCATACGAAGCGCGTCTCTATCGGTTGAAATAA
- a CDS encoding S8 family peptidase produces MKKSAKFITTAMLAATMLVPAMGVSANEAPDAQNANANDKIRVLVDMPGKKELEKAKDQYGVHWDFNSEGFTTNMTEKQYEALKKNKNVTIEKVPEYTVETTTLEPQARYKTAAASQSTPWGIKAVYNNSSITKTSGGSGVNIAVLDTGVNTSHPDLAANVEQCKDFTIGTSIRNGSCTDRQGHGTHVAGSALANGNGGLYGVAPQADLWGYKVLGDDGSGSADDIATAIRHVADQASALNQKTVINMSLGSSAESSLITNAVNYAYNKGVLVIAAAGNEGPYQGSIGFPGALQNAVAVAALENVQQNGTYRVADFSSRGYSQYAGDYSIGKYDVEVSAPGASVYSAWYDGGYATISGTSMASPHAAGLAAKIWAANPSASHTQVRGDLQSRAADNDILSGYYAGSGDDSASGFGFYRLP; encoded by the coding sequence ATGAAAAAATCGGCAAAATTCATTACAACAGCAATGCTGGCAGCGACGATGCTCGTACCGGCTATGGGGGTTTCGGCAAATGAAGCTCCGGATGCACAAAATGCGAACGCAAACGATAAAATCCGCGTGCTCGTCGACATGCCAGGGAAAAAAGAGCTTGAAAAAGCGAAAGACCAATATGGCGTCCACTGGGATTTCAATAGCGAGGGCTTCACAACCAATATGACGGAAAAGCAATACGAAGCCTTGAAGAAAAACAAGAACGTGACGATTGAAAAAGTTCCGGAATATACAGTGGAAACGACAACACTTGAACCGCAAGCGCGCTATAAAACAGCGGCAGCTTCCCAGTCCACGCCTTGGGGCATCAAAGCGGTCTATAACAATAGTTCCATCACGAAAACAAGCGGCGGATCAGGCGTCAACATTGCAGTGTTGGATACGGGCGTCAACACAAGCCACCCGGATCTCGCAGCGAATGTCGAGCAATGTAAAGACTTCACTATCGGCACAAGCATCCGCAACGGCTCCTGCACAGACCGTCAAGGCCACGGCACGCACGTAGCTGGATCGGCGCTAGCGAACGGCAATGGCGGCTTGTACGGCGTAGCGCCGCAAGCGGATCTTTGGGGATACAAAGTTCTTGGCGATGACGGGTCAGGCTCTGCCGATGACATCGCAACGGCTATCCGCCACGTAGCGGATCAGGCTTCTGCTTTGAACCAAAAAACTGTCATCAATATGTCTCTTGGGTCTTCAGCGGAAAGCAGCCTGATCACGAATGCGGTCAACTATGCTTACAATAAAGGCGTGCTTGTCATTGCGGCAGCAGGCAACGAAGGCCCGTACCAAGGATCGATCGGATTCCCAGGCGCATTGCAAAATGCAGTGGCAGTAGCAGCTCTTGAAAATGTACAGCAGAATGGCACATACCGCGTAGCGGATTTCTCATCCCGTGGATACAGCCAATATGCTGGCGACTATTCAATCGGGAAATATGATGTAGAAGTGTCAGCCCCAGGCGCAAGTGTTTACTCAGCTTGGTATGATGGAGGCTATGCAACCATCAGCGGTACATCGATGGCATCTCCTCACGCAGCAGGCCTTGCAGCCAAGATCTGGGCAGCAAACCCATCTGCATCGCACACGCAAGTCCGCGGCGATCTCCAAAGCCGCGCAGCTGACAACGACATCCTATCCGGTTATTATGCAGGATCTGGAGACGACTCCGCTTCTGGCTTCGGCTTCTACCGCCTGCCATAA
- a CDS encoding helix-turn-helix domain-containing protein — MNIGSVIKYYRLKHNLTQSQLADGICSISHLSKIESNTYTPHEETYEALLSKMGVQLKKELEHQKRLEKQLGRFIDCALHYDLDNLHKIYEELLNEDDYLQSTDLVNQYELYKFRYYVLDLQLDKASKQQKLLEKLKASFTAPELWMSRFFQALYFTTLGQQKEAMDLMYQLDQGLQSIPQKLEGEFYYQKARILIVHDRLELSAYFAERAVRAYEMHHNYIRLLHAQLLLAINYTRRNLSTQAASLYEVVKRNAYLTHQHELYQSVLYNYAELLKNQKQGNQAFELFSELKDVVQPGSYIHKAVIINLLELEGISEEETLQLIEQLRMPGTPKDEEYFNIYSDYYGKREFSQQELLNYKEDKMFPFFKKYGYIKDTKHLSEELAAHYKEQQDWQKAYYYQAQFLESDGE, encoded by the coding sequence ATGAACATCGGTTCTGTGATTAAATACTATCGGCTCAAACACAATCTCACACAGTCACAGCTCGCTGATGGCATCTGTTCGATATCGCATTTGAGCAAGATTGAATCCAATACCTATACGCCGCATGAGGAAACTTATGAAGCGCTGCTTTCCAAGATGGGCGTGCAATTGAAAAAAGAACTAGAGCACCAGAAGCGGCTTGAAAAGCAATTGGGGCGCTTTATAGATTGCGCGCTTCATTACGACTTAGATAATTTGCATAAAATTTACGAAGAGCTTTTAAATGAAGACGATTACTTGCAATCTACCGACTTGGTGAATCAATATGAACTGTATAAATTCCGCTATTATGTACTGGATTTACAATTGGATAAGGCTTCGAAACAACAAAAGTTGCTGGAAAAGTTAAAAGCTTCTTTTACAGCACCCGAGTTATGGATGAGCCGATTTTTTCAGGCGCTGTATTTCACTACTTTAGGCCAGCAAAAAGAAGCGATGGATTTGATGTACCAATTGGATCAAGGACTTCAAAGTATCCCGCAAAAACTTGAAGGGGAGTTTTACTATCAAAAAGCTAGAATTTTAATAGTGCATGACCGTCTAGAACTTTCTGCATACTTTGCGGAACGGGCGGTACGTGCTTATGAAATGCACCATAATTACATCCGCCTCCTGCATGCGCAGCTATTGCTAGCAATCAACTATACGAGACGGAATTTAAGCACTCAAGCCGCAAGCTTGTATGAAGTGGTGAAACGTAACGCCTACTTGACACATCAACACGAGTTATATCAATCGGTTCTCTATAATTATGCGGAATTGTTGAAAAATCAAAAACAGGGCAATCAAGCATTCGAGCTATTTTCGGAATTGAAAGATGTGGTGCAACCCGGCAGTTACATCCATAAAGCAGTAATCATAAATCTATTGGAACTCGAGGGAATAAGTGAAGAAGAAACGCTTCAGTTGATTGAACAATTGCGCATGCCCGGGACTCCGAAAGATGAAGAATACTTTAATATTTATAGCGATTATTATGGAAAACGAGAATTTTCCCAACAAGAACTTTTGAACTATAAAGAAGATAAAATGTTTCCATTTTTCAAAAAATATGGTTATATAAAAGACACCAAACATCTCTCTGAAGAGCTTGCGGCTCATTATAAAGAGCAGCAAGATTGGCAGAAAGCCTATTATTATCAAGCTCAATTTCTTGAAAGCGACGGTGAATGA
- a CDS encoding GNAT family N-acetyltransferase, translating to MYKKQQYVFKDGRPVLATVRTYTENDFPGLIEVQRESFPPPFPPDLLWNREQLGNHIALYPEGAICVEIDGEIAGSMTGMLTKFDPAHPFHRWEDVTDSGSIKTHDPDGESLYVVDIGIQPKFRKLKLGKLLMEAMYERVVADGLERLIGGGRMPGYHRVSEELAAEQYIDQVLAGELRDPVISFLLSCGRMPVAIIPGYLDDEESRDYALLMEWKNPFHL from the coding sequence ATGTATAAAAAACAGCAATACGTTTTCAAAGACGGGCGTCCGGTCTTGGCGACTGTCCGGACCTATACTGAAAACGACTTTCCTGGCTTGATCGAGGTCCAGCGTGAAAGCTTTCCGCCTCCGTTCCCGCCTGACTTACTGTGGAACAGGGAACAACTCGGTAATCATATCGCCCTTTATCCTGAAGGCGCCATCTGTGTGGAGATCGATGGCGAGATTGCAGGATCCATGACAGGGATGCTCACGAAATTCGATCCCGCCCATCCTTTTCATAGATGGGAAGACGTGACCGATTCGGGATCGATCAAGACGCATGATCCGGACGGCGAATCACTGTATGTCGTGGATATCGGCATCCAGCCGAAATTCCGTAAATTGAAACTTGGCAAACTATTGATGGAAGCGATGTATGAGCGGGTCGTCGCAGACGGTCTCGAGCGGCTTATCGGCGGCGGGCGGATGCCGGGGTATCACCGTGTTTCGGAGGAACTGGCGGCTGAACAATATATCGACCAAGTGCTGGCCGGTGAGCTGAGGGACCCGGTCATCAGCTTCTTGCTCAGCTGTGGCCGCATGCCCGTAGCGATAATTCCAGGTTATTTGGATGATGAAGAATCGCGTGATTATGCGTTATTGATGGAATGGAAAAATCCATTTCACCTTTAA
- a CDS encoding PucR family transcriptional regulator — MQLTVQDVLDYGLLEGAVVRTAKEFAHARPVHWVSVMEMPVENFVRRNELVLTTAMGCKNDLETFRGFVKDIIDSGAAALMIAMGRHVYEIPKEVAELAEAHEFLLVELPWELRFSTVIEEVMIDLNDLHSQERQRSEQVQQDLLKLILADAELEKIAAYIRRELGSALLITDGYGAVQASAGFSRTKLEAWERQVSKGTFPICQEPPKGNRDPMVQKFRSGELGGRKLVQVPVLQVSEEAQGYLFVELPENAGDGRLDVFSVHVLEHAATTISLWRSRQNAVEETKAALRMDFVRELANGEFTTKEQAASRARALGYDMELPYIGLAGSPENFRELFERRKPDHSSYTEWSKSMVAYIEEEIHYAAHAMKRTVMTGYADGYLIIFLEKPLESGQENQINFLDLIERRLGNLLPEVVLSWGIGDYEEGFEGFSNSFRHAKAALEIGRRKKGAGHRMDYRDTRADRLLLQLAKTEGMKDIILSTIQPLVDYDQQRQMDLIGTFSAYNHYQGNVSQTARALNLHRQSLLYRLRKIESLTGLSLVDPDDLFLLELCVRTYRIRANEPNNA; from the coding sequence ATGCAGCTGACCGTGCAGGATGTCCTGGATTATGGATTGCTGGAAGGGGCGGTCGTCCGTACCGCTAAAGAATTTGCCCACGCGCGGCCTGTGCACTGGGTGTCTGTCATGGAAATGCCCGTGGAGAATTTCGTGCGCCGCAATGAACTGGTGCTGACGACTGCGATGGGATGCAAAAATGATTTGGAAACTTTTCGCGGATTCGTCAAGGATATCATCGATTCAGGGGCAGCGGCACTCATGATCGCGATGGGGCGGCATGTTTACGAAATACCGAAAGAGGTTGCAGAACTGGCCGAAGCGCATGAGTTCCTGCTTGTTGAATTGCCGTGGGAGCTGCGCTTTTCGACGGTCATCGAAGAAGTGATGATCGATTTGAACGACTTGCACAGCCAAGAACGGCAGCGTTCAGAACAAGTGCAGCAGGACTTGTTGAAACTGATTTTAGCGGACGCGGAATTGGAGAAAATCGCTGCGTATATCCGCCGCGAGCTAGGAAGTGCGCTGCTCATTACGGATGGATATGGAGCCGTGCAAGCTTCAGCCGGTTTTTCGCGTACCAAGCTGGAAGCATGGGAACGGCAGGTCAGCAAAGGAACTTTCCCGATTTGCCAAGAGCCGCCTAAAGGAAACCGCGACCCGATGGTCCAGAAATTCCGCAGCGGTGAACTGGGCGGCCGGAAGCTCGTCCAAGTCCCGGTGCTCCAAGTATCGGAGGAAGCGCAGGGTTATCTATTCGTCGAACTGCCGGAAAATGCCGGTGATGGGCGTCTCGATGTCTTTTCGGTCCATGTACTTGAACATGCCGCAACGACCATTTCCTTATGGCGCTCCAGGCAGAATGCGGTCGAGGAGACCAAAGCGGCTTTGCGAATGGATTTTGTCCGTGAGCTCGCCAACGGGGAATTCACGACCAAAGAGCAGGCGGCTTCCCGTGCCCGTGCGCTCGGTTATGACATGGAGCTCCCGTATATTGGCCTGGCGGGAAGCCCTGAGAATTTCAGGGAATTATTCGAGCGGCGAAAGCCTGACCATAGTTCGTATACAGAATGGTCGAAAAGCATGGTTGCCTATATTGAAGAAGAAATCCATTATGCGGCCCATGCCATGAAACGCACGGTGATGACAGGCTATGCAGATGGGTATTTGATCATCTTTCTGGAAAAGCCGCTTGAAAGCGGGCAGGAAAACCAAATCAATTTCCTGGATTTGATCGAACGGCGGCTTGGGAATTTATTGCCGGAAGTCGTTTTGTCCTGGGGTATAGGTGATTATGAGGAAGGATTCGAAGGGTTCAGTAACAGTTTCCGGCATGCGAAAGCGGCGCTGGAAATCGGGCGCAGGAAAAAAGGGGCGGGGCATCGGATGGATTACCGCGATACGCGGGCAGACCGCCTGCTGTTGCAACTGGCAAAAACGGAAGGGATGAAAGACATCATCCTGTCGACGATCCAGCCGCTTGTCGATTATGACCAGCAGCGGCAGATGGACCTGATCGGCACCTTTTCCGCGTACAACCATTATCAGGGCAATGTCAGCCAGACGGCGCGTGCCTTGAACTTGCATCGTCAATCCCTGCTTTACCGTTTGCGTAAAATCGAATCTTTGACAGGACTGTCGCTTGTCGACCCGGACGATTTGTTTCTATTGGAATTATGTGTCCGGACTTACCGCATCCGTGCTAATGAACCGAATAATGCTTGA